The following are encoded together in the Cicer arietinum cultivar CDC Frontier isolate Library 1 chromosome 2, Cicar.CDCFrontier_v2.0, whole genome shotgun sequence genome:
- the LOC101503483 gene encoding uncharacterized protein isoform X1 yields MFYLCQLQGKGDDQTNWRVVQHEKLARLREKLRHSKEQVSQGRAKVEALSADLKLKYGVLESALSMLEKNRVEQLEKFYPNLICTQSLGHVAITSERLHKQSVVIKQICKLFPQRRVVIEGERRDDCSGQYDQICNARLPRALDPHSVPSEALSTSLGYMVQLLNLVVHNLAAPALHNSGFAGSCSRIWQRDSYWDARPSSRSNEYPLFIPRQNYCSTSGENSWSDKSSSNFGVASMESDRRPRLDSSGSSSFNYSLGSSHSVQTHKDLQKGISLLKKSVACITAYCYNSLCLDVPIEASTFEAFAKLLATLSSSKEVRSVFSLKMARSRTCKQVQQLNKSVWNMNSAISSTTLLESAHSVPTTRIENYMPSSAASFLYPTDSSDGKSECLIEGWDIVEHPTLPPPPSQSEDVEHWTRAMFIDAKRK; encoded by the exons ATGTTCTATTTGTGTCAACTACAG GGAAAAGGAGATGATCAAACAAATTGGAGAGTGGTTCAACATGAAAAGCTTGCAAGACTGAGGGAAAAGCTCCGCCATAGTAAAGAACAAGTTAGTCAAG GAAGAGCTAAGGTAGAGGCTTTGTCTGCTGATCTGAAACTTAAATATGGAGTGCTTGAATCTGCCCTTTCTATG TTGGAAAAGAATCGAGTGGAACAACTGGAGAAGTTCTACCCTAATCTTATATGCACCCAGAGCTTAGGACAT GTGGCAATTACCTCTGAGCGTCTTCATAAACAGTCTGTGGTCATAAAACAGATATGCAAGTTGTTTCCACAACGCCGG GTAGTGATAGAGGGAGAGAGAAGGGATGATTGTAGTGGTCAATATGATCAAATTTGCAATGCACGCTTACCAAGAGCACTTGATCCCCATTCTGTTCCATCGGAAGCGCTTTCTACATCTTTAGG ATACATGGTGCAACTTCTAAATCTTGTTGTTCACAACCTGGCTGCCCCGGCACTTCATAACTCAGGTTTTGCG GGTTCATGCTCTCGTATATGGCAAAGAGATTCTTATTGGGATGCACGTCCTTCTTCGAGGAG CAACGAATATCCTCTTTTTATACCTCGCCAAAATTATTGCTCGACAAGTGGGGAAAACTCGTGGTCTGATAAAAGTTCAAGCAATTTCGGTGTTGCCTCAATGGAATCTGACAGGAGGCCTCGTCTAGATTCATCTGGGAGTAGTAGCTTTAACTATTCTTTAGGTTCTTCCCATTCTGTTCAAACACACAAAGATCTGCAAAAAGGAATTTCACTTTTAAAGAAAAGTGTAGCTTGCATCACTGCATACTGTTACAACTCGCTATGTTTGGATGTCCCTATTGAGGCATCTACATTTGAAGCATTTGCAAAATTATTGGCTACTCTCTCATCATCCAAGGAAGTTCGATCTGTTTTCTCCTTGAAAATGGCTCGCTCTAg GACATGCAAACAAGTTCAACAATTGAACAAATCTGTATGGAATATGAATTCTGCTATTTCGTCAACTACACTACTGGAAAGTGCACATTCTGTGCCCACAACG AGAATTGAAAATTATATGCCAAGTTCTGCTGCTAGTTTTCTTTATCCTACTGATTCATCTGATGGAAAAAGTGAGTGCTTAATTGAAGGGTGGGATATTGTCGAGCATCCCACTCTTCCTCCGCCACCATCACAAAGTGAGGATGTTGAGCACTGGACTCGAGCCATGTTCATAGATGCTAAAAGGAAATGA
- the LOC101503483 gene encoding uncharacterized protein isoform X2 yields the protein MFYLCQLQGKGDDQTNWRVVQHEKLARLREKLRHSKEQVSQGRAKVEALSADLKLKYGVLESALSMLEKNRVEQLEKFYPNLICTQSLGHVAITSERLHKQSVVIKQICKLFPQRRVVIEGERRDDCSGQYDQICNARLPRALDPHSVPSEALSTSLGYMVQLLNLVVHNLAAPALHNSGFAGSCSRIWQRDSYWDARPSSRSNEYPLFIPRQNYCSTSGENSWSDKSSSNFGVASMESDRRPRLDSSGSSSFNYSLGSSHSVQTHKDLQKGISLLKKSVACITAYCYNSLCLDVPIEASTFEAFAKLLATLSSSKEVRSVFSLKMARSRTCKQVQQLNKSVWNMNSAISSTTLLESAHSVPTTVEGRESLHKILEAM from the exons ATGTTCTATTTGTGTCAACTACAG GGAAAAGGAGATGATCAAACAAATTGGAGAGTGGTTCAACATGAAAAGCTTGCAAGACTGAGGGAAAAGCTCCGCCATAGTAAAGAACAAGTTAGTCAAG GAAGAGCTAAGGTAGAGGCTTTGTCTGCTGATCTGAAACTTAAATATGGAGTGCTTGAATCTGCCCTTTCTATG TTGGAAAAGAATCGAGTGGAACAACTGGAGAAGTTCTACCCTAATCTTATATGCACCCAGAGCTTAGGACAT GTGGCAATTACCTCTGAGCGTCTTCATAAACAGTCTGTGGTCATAAAACAGATATGCAAGTTGTTTCCACAACGCCGG GTAGTGATAGAGGGAGAGAGAAGGGATGATTGTAGTGGTCAATATGATCAAATTTGCAATGCACGCTTACCAAGAGCACTTGATCCCCATTCTGTTCCATCGGAAGCGCTTTCTACATCTTTAGG ATACATGGTGCAACTTCTAAATCTTGTTGTTCACAACCTGGCTGCCCCGGCACTTCATAACTCAGGTTTTGCG GGTTCATGCTCTCGTATATGGCAAAGAGATTCTTATTGGGATGCACGTCCTTCTTCGAGGAG CAACGAATATCCTCTTTTTATACCTCGCCAAAATTATTGCTCGACAAGTGGGGAAAACTCGTGGTCTGATAAAAGTTCAAGCAATTTCGGTGTTGCCTCAATGGAATCTGACAGGAGGCCTCGTCTAGATTCATCTGGGAGTAGTAGCTTTAACTATTCTTTAGGTTCTTCCCATTCTGTTCAAACACACAAAGATCTGCAAAAAGGAATTTCACTTTTAAAGAAAAGTGTAGCTTGCATCACTGCATACTGTTACAACTCGCTATGTTTGGATGTCCCTATTGAGGCATCTACATTTGAAGCATTTGCAAAATTATTGGCTACTCTCTCATCATCCAAGGAAGTTCGATCTGTTTTCTCCTTGAAAATGGCTCGCTCTAg GACATGCAAACAAGTTCAACAATTGAACAAATCTGTATGGAATATGAATTCTGCTATTTCGTCAACTACACTACTGGAAAGTGCACATTCTGTGCCCACAACG GTTGAAGGGAGGGAAAGCTTACATAAGATTCTGGAGGCTATGTAG